DNA from Polaribacter sp. NJDZ03:
AAATCTTGTTCTGTTGCATATGGTACAATTTCATCTACGTGCTTACATCCTTTTAGTTGTATGTATCTTTCTACGACCGACTGTACTGGCATATTCTTTTCCGGACGATCTAAAGTAGGATCTGTCTGTATACCACAAATTAAATAATCACATTGTTCTTTTGCGTCTTCTAACATTTTTACATGCCCTGCATGAAATAAATCAAAAGCACTAAAGGTTATCCCAACTTTCATAAGTTTCTTTTTTGGCAAATATATGTTAATTATTTAATAATTTATTATACAGTAGTTTTTTCTTTAATTTCTTTAGTTACTTAAAGACTAAATAAAAACACAACCAACTAATTAACAACAACATAATAGTATTTTTATTAAGACTAAAAAAGATTTTCCCTTCTTCTAAAACTTCAAATACTACTACTTAAAAACGATAAAAATCATGAATATTTCAAGACTTGAAAAACAATGAAATTTGAGAAAATTCTGTTCGAATAATTATTTAATAATTAGCTTACTTTAATCAGTATCCTATTTAATAATTCCACAAAAATCTAAAACTACTTTATCCCTATCGATAGGCAATGTTTTAAATTCGTTATGCGCAACAAGATAAACAACAATATCTGCCTTGCTAAATGCTTCTTTATAATTTGTGATTTTATAAATATTATGTTCTGTAATATTTGGTTCTACAATAAAATACTCTTCGTTATTCGTATTTTGTAAAACTTTTTGGGCAATGTATTTTGCTGGAGATTCTCGTAAATCATCAATATTTGGCTTAAATGCTAACCCCATTAAAGCAATACTTGGTTTTCTTCCGTGCTTTAATTCAAATTTTAATTTCTCATTCTGAATTTTCTCTGCACACCAAAAAGACTTATAGTTATTTACCTCTCTTGCCGTACCAATAATCTTAGATTCCATTGGATAATCTGACACAATAAAATAAGGATCTACCGCAATACAATGTCCGCCAACTCCACAAACGGGTTGTAAGATATTCACTCTCGGATGCTTGTTTGCTAAACTAATTAACTCCCAAACATTTATATCTGCTTTGTCACAAATTAGTGAAAGCTCATTCGCAAACGCAATTTGCACATCTCTAGAAGAATTCTCTGTCAACTTACACATTTCTGCCGTTCTTGCATTTGTAGAATGTAACGCTCCTTTTACAAATTGTTTGTAAAAATAAATGGCTTTTTGAGTAGATTTTTCATCCACTCCACCAATAACCCTATCATTATAAACCAACTCATGCATTACATTACCAGGTAAAACTCTTTCCGGACAATAAGCAATATGTAGCTTCCCTTCTAGCTCTGGTCTTAATGAATAAATAAGATTCATCATTTTTTCTGTTGTACCTATCGGTGATGTAGATTCTATAATATATAAATCGTCTTCTTTTAAAAGCGGAATAATATTTTTAGTAGCAACTTCTACATAAGAAATATCTGGTTCATGATTTCCTTTAAAAGGGGTTGGTACCACAATTAAATAAGTAGCTGCTTCAACTGGCTTTATGTCTGCTTTTAGAAAACCTTTTTTTACGGCTTCTTCTACAGCAACATCTAAACTTGGTTCTACAATGTGTATTTTTCCTTGGTTAATGGTATCTACAACATGTTGATTAACATCAACACCATGAACTTGAATTCCGTTTTGCGCAATTAATGCGGATGTTGGCAAACCAATATACCCTAAACCTATCGTTACAACTTCTACTTTTTTCATTACTCTAAATTTGAAATAAATTCAATGATTCTCATGCACGCTTTACCATCTCCATAAGGATTATGTAAAGAACTCATAGATTCATATTTTTGGATATCATCTAACAACCCTTGCGCTTCTTTTACAATTTTAGCTTTATCTGTACCAACTAAAATAACGGTTCCAGCCTCTACCGCTTCTGGTCTTTCTGTGGTATCTCGCATTACTAAAACAGGCTTCCCTAAACTTGGTGCTTCTTCTTGCACACCTCCACTATCTGTTATTATTAAGTACGATTGATTCATTAACCAAACAAATGATGGATAAGACAATGGTTTTACCAAATGAATATTATCTACATCACCCAACAACTCATTTACTGGCTTTAAAACATTCGGATTTAAATGAACCGGATACACAATCTCCACATCAGGATTATTGACAGCAATTTCTTTAAGTGCTCCACAAATATTTATAAATCCCTCACCGTGGTTTTCTCTTCTATGTCCTGTTACTAATATAATTCTTTTATCAAAATTAACTTTACTTTTAATTTCTTTAACATCATTATTATCTAAATTATCTACCCTACTAGAACTTTCTAATAAAGCATCAATAACCGTATTACCAGTAATTAAAATATTTTCTTCGGATATATTTTCTTGTAAAAGATTTTCTTTAGATTTTATTGTAGGTGCAAAGTGATAGGTTGCAACTCTACCAGCAACCTGACGATTCATTTCTTCCGGAAAAGGAGACAACATATTATTGGTTCGCAAACCTGCTTCTACATGACATACTTTTGCTCCGGCATAAAAACCGGCAATACTTGCTGCCATAGTAGTAGTGGTATCTCCATGCACAAAAACATAGTCTGGTTTATACGATTCTAAAATAGGTTTTAATCCAGAAATTACTTCTCCTGTTAAGTTGTATAAATTTTGATTTGGTTTCATTAAACACAAATCGAAATCTGGAGTAATATCAAAAAAACTTAAAACCTGGTCTAACATTTCTCTGTGCTGACCCGTTACACAAACTTTAGTTTCAAACCTTTTGTCTGCTAAAAACTGATTTACTAAAGGTGCCATTTTAATAGCTTCTGGCCTTGTTCCGAAAATTAAAAGGTTCTTTTTTTTCATTATTTTTATTCAAAATAATTTGACATTATGATGTTTCTTTTTCAGGAAAACCATCCTTATCATCAATAATAACAAATTATAGGTAAGTTAATTTTTATTTAGAAAATTCCTTTTATTAAACAAACAGATGTTTTTCACCCATTGTACTAATTGCCGCATTTCTAATATTATGAACTATTTTAATAGATTCTTCCGAGTCTTTTAATCCAAACCCATTTCCTTTTAATATTTCTTGGTAACTTATAGTATGTAAATCTGTAAAACCCGCACTAAACTCTAATTCTTCATTATCAATAGCTATAGATCTAAAAGTTCTTTGTCCTTTTTCTTTTATGTCTTGCGGTAAATCTTCTTCATTAATGGATAAAAACCA
Protein-coding regions in this window:
- a CDS encoding adenylyltransferase/cytidyltransferase family protein gives rise to the protein MKVGITFSAFDLFHAGHVKMLEDAKEQCDYLICGIQTDPTLDRPEKNMPVQSVVERYIQLKGCKHVDEIVPYATEQDLEDILRSFKVDVRIIGDEYASKQFTGRKYCEEKGIDLYFNKREHRFSSSGLRKEVQEKENLKKKEK
- the wecC gene encoding UDP-N-acetyl-D-mannosamine dehydrogenase; the protein is MKKVEVVTIGLGYIGLPTSALIAQNGIQVHGVDVNQHVVDTINQGKIHIVEPSLDVAVEEAVKKGFLKADIKPVEAATYLIVVPTPFKGNHEPDISYVEVATKNIIPLLKEDDLYIIESTSPIGTTEKMMNLIYSLRPELEGKLHIAYCPERVLPGNVMHELVYNDRVIGGVDEKSTQKAIYFYKQFVKGALHSTNARTAEMCKLTENSSRDVQIAFANELSLICDKADINVWELISLANKHPRVNILQPVCGVGGHCIAVDPYFIVSDYPMESKIIGTAREVNNYKSFWCAEKIQNEKLKFELKHGRKPSIALMGLAFKPNIDDLRESPAKYIAQKVLQNTNNEEYFIVEPNITEHNIYKITNYKEAFSKADIVVYLVAHNEFKTLPIDRDKVVLDFCGIIK
- the wecB gene encoding non-hydrolyzing UDP-N-acetylglucosamine 2-epimerase, which produces MKKKNLLIFGTRPEAIKMAPLVNQFLADKRFETKVCVTGQHREMLDQVLSFFDITPDFDLCLMKPNQNLYNLTGEVISGLKPILESYKPDYVFVHGDTTTTMAASIAGFYAGAKVCHVEAGLRTNNMLSPFPEEMNRQVAGRVATYHFAPTIKSKENLLQENISEENILITGNTVIDALLESSSRVDNLDNNDVKEIKSKVNFDKRIILVTGHRRENHGEGFINICGALKEIAVNNPDVEIVYPVHLNPNVLKPVNELLGDVDNIHLVKPLSYPSFVWLMNQSYLIITDSGGVQEEAPSLGKPVLVMRDTTERPEAVEAGTVILVGTDKAKIVKEAQGLLDDIQKYESMSSLHNPYGDGKACMRIIEFISNLE